The Chitinophagales bacterium genomic sequence GTTGTGGCAAGTAATGCAGGTCATTTCCGACATTTTGTAGCATTCGCTCATACTCAAGCGCTCAGCCTGTGAAGCCATAATAAACTGATCATCGGCATTTTCGAAGCGTGGCAGAAAAACCGAAAATACTTCTTTCAAATGCATGGAGGGCAAAAAATCGTCAAAATCCTTTCCTTCTTTCAACACAGACAGCCCCTGCAAATGACAACGCTGGCAAACGCTCATCTGCCGCTCTTTGCTCAGTCTTTTAGGATTCACAATGCTCCAGTCGCCTGTTTCAGTTGTATCGACCTTGATACCTGCCAGTTTTTCTTTCACATGCAAAGCACCGGGCCCGTGACAGCGTTCGCAATCAATGCCCATTTTTACATTGTGGTATTTGTTGAGCGATTTTTCCTCCATATCCGGCAAGCCATTGTGACAGGTCATGCATTCCTTTCCAATAATCCGGTCAAAGCGAGAATTGTGTCCGCCCTCAAAACCGGGAGCCAAATCCCACTGGCCTTTTTGGGTGTAAAAAGTAATAGGTGCCTGATAGATATAGCCGTCCCTATTGATCAGGTGTGAATTGGTGTGCTGCCCCGAGCCAATCACATAGGAAATACCTTCGGTTCGTTTGTGGATGGTATCTCCCTTGTCAGATAGGCGAAATTCTTCAAAATACAAGGTGTCATTTTCCCAGTAAGGATGGTAATAAAAATCGTTCAAAGTATCATAGACCAGTGCATGTTCGTAATCGGCAGCACTTTTGGCTTTTGTGGCCAGTCCGAAAGACTGCCCCATTCCGGTCTGTATATAAGTATTGTAAATATCCTGGTGACAGCTTCTGCATTGCTGCATTCCGGCATAAGCTACCGTATCATTGGTGTTTCTAAAGGGCAGGTTTTCCGTGTGCCCCTTTTTTGCGGAAAAATCACAATAGCTCAAAAAGCCTATTACTAAAGCTATAAACAGGCCGATATATAGTTTTGGGCTATTTGAATTTGGCATTTAAGGTATTGCTTATCGGTATTTTAAATTGAACAATAGGGATGTAAAATTAAAAAGTCAATGGATTTCCAATGATGTTTAACGCATTACCCATACTACTTCAGCTTCTTCAAAAATACAAAATCAAGATAGGTTTTTGATTATAACACCAACTCCAATGGGTCATGACCCATTGGAAAATCGTAAAAGATGTGCTACGACACAATTAGGTTTCTAAATTAAAGCTTTGAACAAACTGTCTGAATTTCTACGGGTATCCAAATAAAAATGGAAAAAATTTATCAGGCATAAC encodes the following:
- a CDS encoding tetratricopeptide repeat protein, encoding MPNSNSPKLYIGLFIALVIGFLSYCDFSAKKGHTENLPFRNTNDTVAYAGMQQCRSCHQDIYNTYIQTGMGQSFGLATKAKSAADYEHALVYDTLNDFYYHPYWENDTLYFEEFRLSDKGDTIHKRTEGISYVIGSGQHTNSHLINRDGYIYQAPITFYTQKGQWDLAPGFEGGHNSRFDRIIGKECMTCHNGLPDMEEKSLNKYHNVKMGIDCERCHGPGALHVKEKLAGIKVDTTETGDWSIVNPKRLSKERQMSVCQRCHLQGLSVLKEGKDFDDFLPSMHLKEVFSVFLPRFENADDQFIMASQAERLSMSECYKMSEMTCITCHNPHKSVNLTPISTFNEKCSNCHGTNKKQETCTLPMAERGDNNCSGCHMPKSGSIDIPHVSITDHWIRKNPEKTRSEPKDFDELAAVQKFIGLYSYNNTDPNVYTRAKAYLSFYEKFSERSMFLDSAANYFPEINSKDQLLSLEIHRYYLLSNWNQVADKTAAVNWDSIYDKSWTAYRVGEAHFNLGNYQSALEHFEIALEEKALNLDFLNKKGAALFQLKMYDEAFKVFLKIVNEQAAHKEAQANLGWIYLMRKDYSLAQKHLHKAIDLDPDYEKARLNLIYLYLSKENYSSAENELKKVLRINPDNQQAQDLLMKLKQL